A window from Desulfotignum phosphitoxidans DSM 13687 encodes these proteins:
- a CDS encoding tyrosine-type recombinase/integrase encodes MCGAVLKLQRFYNKPLEDISEEQLRQYWLCCQSEFGWSAATLRISYSGIQHFFRKTLVREWNIFNDIKWKREQTLPTILSLEEVRKIIYALPTAQSQTFYLTLYSMGLRLREATTLQVKDILSDRGLVHIHAGKSALDRTVPLPKITLLSLREYYKTHGNPKWIFPALGRNGGKNADQPA; translated from the coding sequence TTAGAAGATATCAGCGAAGAGCAGCTTCGTCAATACTGGCTTTGTTGTCAAAGTGAATTTGGCTGGAGCGCTGCAACACTGCGCATCAGTTACTCCGGCATACAACATTTTTTCAGAAAGACCCTTGTGCGTGAATGGAATATTTTCAACGACATCAAATGGAAACGAGAACAAACTTTACCGACCATTCTGAGTCTGGAGGAAGTCAGGAAGATTATTTATGCTCTTCCCACTGCACAAAGCCAGACATTTTATTTGACATTATATTCCATGGGACTGCGTTTGAGGGAAGCAACAACGCTTCAGGTCAAAGATATTCTTTCCGACAGGGGGCTTGTGCATATTCATGCCGGAAAAAGCGCGCTGGACAGGACTGTCCCTTTACCAAAAATTACTCTGCTCAGTTTACGTGAATACTATAAAACCCATGGCAATCCAAAATGGATATTCCCTGCCTTGGGCCGCAACGGCGGGAAGAACGCTGATCAGCCAGCATGA
- a CDS encoding DUF6941 family protein, protein MKIAKKIFTLVCDDIRLEIDGKISLMGIQDRDLVVDEIPYILPSLAIMISLEEMQTETSEINVIVKAPKVEAEQLKFVAPPDKAKDDNDAKLLVKLTPFRIKAEGEVKIQIKLPDAKKAITIHSFKIVQSDPLD, encoded by the coding sequence ATGAAGATAGCAAAAAAAATATTCACATTAGTTTGTGACGATATTAGATTGGAAATCGATGGTAAAATCTCCTTAATGGGGATACAAGATAGAGATCTTGTTGTTGATGAAATTCCATATATTCTGCCTAGTTTAGCTATAATGATCTCGCTTGAGGAAATGCAAACGGAAACATCTGAGATCAATGTTATTGTAAAAGCTCCAAAAGTAGAAGCAGAACAACTTAAGTTTGTAGCACCACCGGACAAAGCGAAAGATGATAATGATGCTAAATTGCTTGTAAAATTAACCCCATTTAGAATCAAAGCTGAGGGTGAAGTTAAAATACAAATCAAACTTCCTGATGCTAAAAAAGCAATAACCATACACTCTTTTAAAATCGTTCAATCAGACCCATTGGATTAA
- a CDS encoding transposase, whose protein sequence is MLNTVFEQFIKESPVSVISRSAMERIFNPEQLDQWFDSTAKEQYTKDLLFSSVFDIMSQVVCKNRPSVNAAYQASKDQIGVSITSLYNKINGIEPHTSAELVRYAAQEISQIIEGLGGTKASPLPGFRVKLLDGNCIEKTHHRIKELRTLAAGPLPGKSLVVYDPCLCLPVDVFPCEDGHSQERSLLSDVLETVTLGDAWVADRNFCTLEFTTGIASKDAFFVIREHKKYSWKTLGKEKHIGDIETGKVFEQPICVIDSSAKEHTFRRIRVQLISETRDGDSEIAIITNVPEKGASATTIADVYRGRWTIETAFQYLADYLNSEINALGYPRAALFGFCVSLIAYMVIATVRGALASIHGAEKIDEEVSGYYIADEISATFRGMMIALPENEWHYFRTLSVAEYVNFIQDLARQIKLSAYRKHKRGPKKAMLKRKHMKQSPHVSTARIIAKRKK, encoded by the coding sequence ATGCTAAACACAGTTTTTGAACAATTCATCAAAGAAAGTCCTGTCTCAGTCATTTCCCGCAGTGCCATGGAACGGATTTTCAATCCCGAACAACTGGATCAATGGTTTGACAGTACCGCCAAGGAACAATACACAAAGGACCTGCTTTTTTCCAGTGTTTTTGACATCATGTCTCAAGTGGTTTGCAAGAACCGGCCATCCGTAAATGCCGCCTACCAGGCGAGCAAAGACCAGATAGGGGTTTCGATCACATCTCTTTACAACAAGATCAATGGGATTGAACCTCACACTTCAGCGGAACTGGTTCGATATGCTGCCCAGGAAATTTCTCAGATAATCGAAGGCCTCGGCGGTACAAAGGCATCACCGCTGCCGGGATTTCGGGTCAAGCTTCTCGATGGCAACTGTATTGAAAAAACACATCACCGTATAAAAGAACTCCGAACACTGGCAGCTGGTCCATTGCCGGGCAAATCTCTTGTTGTATATGATCCATGCCTTTGTCTTCCTGTGGATGTTTTTCCCTGTGAAGATGGTCATTCTCAGGAGAGATCTCTTTTGTCAGACGTATTGGAAACTGTCACACTCGGAGATGCCTGGGTGGCTGACCGGAATTTCTGCACACTGGAATTTACTACAGGTATCGCCTCAAAAGATGCTTTTTTCGTTATCCGGGAACATAAAAAATATTCCTGGAAAACTCTTGGAAAAGAGAAACATATTGGTGATATTGAAACCGGAAAAGTTTTTGAACAACCGATTTGTGTAATCGATAGTTCCGCTAAAGAGCATACGTTCAGACGGATAAGAGTCCAGTTGATCTCAGAAACCCGTGATGGGGACAGTGAAATTGCCATTATTACAAATGTTCCTGAAAAGGGAGCGAGTGCCACGACAATTGCCGATGTTTATAGAGGTCGGTGGACAATCGAAACAGCGTTCCAATATCTGGCGGACTATTTGAATTCTGAAATCAACGCTCTTGGATACCCGCGTGCAGCCTTGTTCGGATTTTGTGTTTCCCTGATAGCCTATATGGTGATTGCAACTGTAAGAGGGGCTCTTGCCAGTATACACGGTGCTGAAAAAATAGATGAAGAAGTCTCCGGGTATTATATTGCAGATGAAATTTCAGCCACATTCAGAGGCATGATGATCGCCCTGCCTGAAAATGAATGGCACTATTTTCGAACGCTCTCTGTTGCGGAGTATGTGAATTTCATCCAAGATCTTGCAAGGCAAATAAAACTGTCAGCGTATCGAAAACACAAACGGGGACCCAAGAAAGCAATGCTAAAGCGGAAGCACATGAAACAATCGCCTCATGTCTCTACTGCCAGGATTATTGCTAAAAGGAAAAAATGA
- a CDS encoding type II toxin-antitoxin system HicB family antitoxin codes for MKKYSINIIYSEEDEGYIATVPEFPGLSAYGETPEEAIEEAQMALKGFIEVFKEDGCKIPAPQTFESYSGQTRLRLPKNLHAKLSKQAEREGVSLNTYMVQLLSENHIKYQIQPFQGITKEKITK; via the coding sequence ATGAAAAAATATTCTATTAATATCATTTATAGCGAAGAAGATGAAGGATATATAGCTACCGTTCCTGAATTTCCAGGCCTATCTGCTTATGGGGAAACGCCTGAAGAAGCAATAGAAGAAGCTCAAATGGCCCTTAAAGGTTTTATTGAAGTCTTTAAGGAGGATGGTTGCAAGATCCCTGCTCCACAAACGTTTGAAAGCTACAGCGGACAAACTCGATTGCGGTTACCCAAAAATCTTCATGCCAAACTAAGCAAACAGGCCGAGAGAGAAGGCGTGTCTTTAAATACTTATATGGTCCAACTCCTTTCTGAAAATCATATTAAGTATCAAATCCAGCCCTTTCAAGGTATTACTAAAGAGAAAATCACTAAATGA